The following are encoded together in the Gopherus evgoodei ecotype Sinaloan lineage chromosome 17, rGopEvg1_v1.p, whole genome shotgun sequence genome:
- the CORO6 gene encoding coronin-6 isoform X3: protein MSRRVVRQSKFRHVFGQPVKADQMYEDIRVSKVTWDSSFCAVNPKFVAIIVESGGGGAFMVLPLAKTGRVDKNYPLVTGHTAPVLDIDWCPHNDNVIASASEDTTVMVWQIPDYVPMRNITEPIVTLEGHSKRVGIITWHPTARNVLLSAGGDNLLILWNVGTGEMLLTLDDMHGDLIYNVCWNRTGSLLVTTCKDKHVRVIDPRKQQVVAENFEEPIALQEMDTSNGVLLPFYDPDSSIVYLCGKGDSSIRYFEITAEAPYVHYLSTYSSKEPQRGMGFMPKRGLDVSKCEIARFFKLHERKCEPIVMTVPRKSDLFQDDLYPDTPGPEPALEAAEWLAGKDAEPVLVSLRDGYVPLKNRELKVTRKNILDNKPPMGPRRSHSTCDANFSRPSLEDLLEEIRSLRQTVQAQEKRISDLENKLCKFTNGTA, encoded by the exons ATGAGCCGCAGGGTGGTGCGCCAGAGTAAGTTCCGGCACGTCTTCGGGCAGCCGGTGAAGGCCGACCAGATGTACGAGGACATCCGGGTGTCCAAGGTGACCTGGGACAGCTCCTTCTGCGCCGTCAACCCCAAGTTCGTGGCCATCATTGTGGAGTCCGGCGGCGGAGGGGCCTTCATGGTGCTACCCTTGGCCAAG ACGGGGCGCGTGGATAAGAACTATCCCCTGGTGACTGGGCACACGGCGCCTGTGCTGGACATCGACTGGTGCCCTCACAATGACAACGTCATCGCCAGCGCCTCCGAGGACACCACAGTCATG GTCTGGCAGATCCCCGACTACGTGCCCATGCGGAACATCACAGAGCCCATCGTCACCCTGGAGGGGCACTCCAAGAGAGTGGGCATCATCACGTGGCACCCCACGGCTCGCAACGTGCTGCTCAGCGCAG GCGGAGACAACCTGCTGATCCTGTGGAACGTGGGCACGGGCGAGATGCTGCTGACCCTGGACGACATGCACGGCGACCTCATCTACAACGTGTGCTGGAACCGCACCGGCAGCCTGCTCGTCACCACCTGCAAAGACAAGCACGTGCGCGTCATTGACCCCCGCAAGCAGCAGGTGGTGGCG GAGAACTTTGAGGAGCCGATCGCGCTGCAGGAGATGGACACCAGCAATGGGGTGCTGCTCCCCTTCTACGACCCTGACTCCAGCATCGTCTACCTGTGCGGCAAG GGCGACAGCAGCATCCGCTACTTCGAGATCACAGCCGAGGCGCCCTACGTGCACTATCTGAGCACGTACAGCAGCAAGGAGCCGCAGCGTGGCATGGGCTTCATGCCAAAGCGGGGCCTGGATGTCAGCAAGTGCGAGATCGCCAG GTTCTTCAAGCTGCATGAGCGGAAGTGTGAGCCCATCGTCATGACAGTGCCGCGGAAG TCAGACCTGTTCCAGGACGACCTGTACCCCGACACGCCCGGCCCTGAGCCAGCGCTTGAGGCGGCCGAGTGGCTGGCGGGGAAGGACGCGGAGCCCGTCCTTGTCTCGCTGCGGGATGGCTACGTGCCTCTCAAGAACCGTGAGCTCAAGGTTACCAGGAAGAACATCCTGGACAACAAACCTCCCATGGGGCCGCGCCGCAGCCACTCCACCTGCGATGCCAATTTCTCG CGGCCCAGCCTGGAGGATCTGCTGGAGGAGATCCGATCCCTGCGACAGACCGTCCAAGCGCAGGAGAAACGCATCTCTGACCTGGAGAACAAACTCTGCAAATTCACCAACGGCACAGCCTAG
- the CORO6 gene encoding coronin-6 isoform X1, producing the protein MSRRVVRQSKFRHVFGQPVKADQMYEDIRVSKVTWDSSFCAVNPKFVAIIVESGGGGAFMVLPLAKTGRVDKNYPLVTGHTAPVLDIDWCPHNDNVIASASEDTTVMVWQIPDYVPMRNITEPIVTLEGHSKRVGIITWHPTARNVLLSAGGDNLLILWNVGTGEMLLTLDDMHGDLIYNVCWNRTGSLLVTTCKDKHVRVIDPRKQQVVAERFAPHEGMRPMRAVFTREGHIFTTGFTRMSQRELGLWDPENFEEPIALQEMDTSNGVLLPFYDPDSSIVYLCGKGDSSIRYFEITAEAPYVHYLSTYSSKEPQRGMGFMPKRGLDVSKCEIARFFKLHERKCEPIVMTVPRKSDLFQDDLYPDTPGPEPALEAAEWLAGKDAEPVLVSLRDGYVPLKNRELKVTRKNILDNKPPMGPRRSHSTCDANFSRPSLEDLLEEIRSLRQTVQAQEKRISDLENKLCKFTNGTA; encoded by the exons ATGAGCCGCAGGGTGGTGCGCCAGAGTAAGTTCCGGCACGTCTTCGGGCAGCCGGTGAAGGCCGACCAGATGTACGAGGACATCCGGGTGTCCAAGGTGACCTGGGACAGCTCCTTCTGCGCCGTCAACCCCAAGTTCGTGGCCATCATTGTGGAGTCCGGCGGCGGAGGGGCCTTCATGGTGCTACCCTTGGCCAAG ACGGGGCGCGTGGATAAGAACTATCCCCTGGTGACTGGGCACACGGCGCCTGTGCTGGACATCGACTGGTGCCCTCACAATGACAACGTCATCGCCAGCGCCTCCGAGGACACCACAGTCATG GTCTGGCAGATCCCCGACTACGTGCCCATGCGGAACATCACAGAGCCCATCGTCACCCTGGAGGGGCACTCCAAGAGAGTGGGCATCATCACGTGGCACCCCACGGCTCGCAACGTGCTGCTCAGCGCAG GCGGAGACAACCTGCTGATCCTGTGGAACGTGGGCACGGGCGAGATGCTGCTGACCCTGGACGACATGCACGGCGACCTCATCTACAACGTGTGCTGGAACCGCACCGGCAGCCTGCTCGTCACCACCTGCAAAGACAAGCACGTGCGCGTCATTGACCCCCGCAAGCAGCAGGTGGTGGCG GAGAGGTTTGCCCCCCATGAAGGAATGAGGCCCATGCGGGCCGTCTTCACGCGGGAAGGACACATCTTTACCACGGGCTTTACCCGCATGAGCCAGCGGGAGCTGGGCTTGTGGGACCCG GAGAACTTTGAGGAGCCGATCGCGCTGCAGGAGATGGACACCAGCAATGGGGTGCTGCTCCCCTTCTACGACCCTGACTCCAGCATCGTCTACCTGTGCGGCAAG GGCGACAGCAGCATCCGCTACTTCGAGATCACAGCCGAGGCGCCCTACGTGCACTATCTGAGCACGTACAGCAGCAAGGAGCCGCAGCGTGGCATGGGCTTCATGCCAAAGCGGGGCCTGGATGTCAGCAAGTGCGAGATCGCCAG GTTCTTCAAGCTGCATGAGCGGAAGTGTGAGCCCATCGTCATGACAGTGCCGCGGAAG TCAGACCTGTTCCAGGACGACCTGTACCCCGACACGCCCGGCCCTGAGCCAGCGCTTGAGGCGGCCGAGTGGCTGGCGGGGAAGGACGCGGAGCCCGTCCTTGTCTCGCTGCGGGATGGCTACGTGCCTCTCAAGAACCGTGAGCTCAAGGTTACCAGGAAGAACATCCTGGACAACAAACCTCCCATGGGGCCGCGCCGCAGCCACTCCACCTGCGATGCCAATTTCTCG CGGCCCAGCCTGGAGGATCTGCTGGAGGAGATCCGATCCCTGCGACAGACCGTCCAAGCGCAGGAGAAACGCATCTCTGACCTGGAGAACAAACTCTGCAAATTCACCAACGGCACAGCCTAG
- the CORO6 gene encoding coronin-6 isoform X2, translating into MSRRVVRQSKFRHVFGQPVKADQMYEDIRVSKVTWDSSFCAVNPKFVAIIVESGGGGAFMVLPLAKTGRVDKNYPLVTGHTAPVLDIDWCPHNDNVIASASEDTTVMVWQIPDYVPMRNITEPIVTLEGHSKRVGIITWHPTARNVLLSAGGDNLLILWNVGTGEMLLTLDDMHGDLIYNVCWNRTGSLLVTTCKDKHVRVIDPRKQQVVAEKVKPHEGARPIRAIFMADGKIFTTGFSRMSERQLALWDLENFEEPIALQEMDTSNGVLLPFYDPDSSIVYLCGKGDSSIRYFEITAEAPYVHYLSTYSSKEPQRGMGFMPKRGLDVSKCEIARFFKLHERKCEPIVMTVPRKSDLFQDDLYPDTPGPEPALEAAEWLAGKDAEPVLVSLRDGYVPLKNRELKVTRKNILDNKPPMGPRRSHSTCDANFSRPSLEDLLEEIRSLRQTVQAQEKRISDLENKLCKFTNGTA; encoded by the exons ATGAGCCGCAGGGTGGTGCGCCAGAGTAAGTTCCGGCACGTCTTCGGGCAGCCGGTGAAGGCCGACCAGATGTACGAGGACATCCGGGTGTCCAAGGTGACCTGGGACAGCTCCTTCTGCGCCGTCAACCCCAAGTTCGTGGCCATCATTGTGGAGTCCGGCGGCGGAGGGGCCTTCATGGTGCTACCCTTGGCCAAG ACGGGGCGCGTGGATAAGAACTATCCCCTGGTGACTGGGCACACGGCGCCTGTGCTGGACATCGACTGGTGCCCTCACAATGACAACGTCATCGCCAGCGCCTCCGAGGACACCACAGTCATG GTCTGGCAGATCCCCGACTACGTGCCCATGCGGAACATCACAGAGCCCATCGTCACCCTGGAGGGGCACTCCAAGAGAGTGGGCATCATCACGTGGCACCCCACGGCTCGCAACGTGCTGCTCAGCGCAG GCGGAGACAACCTGCTGATCCTGTGGAACGTGGGCACGGGCGAGATGCTGCTGACCCTGGACGACATGCACGGCGACCTCATCTACAACGTGTGCTGGAACCGCACCGGCAGCCTGCTCGTCACCACCTGCAAAGACAAGCACGTGCGCGTCATTGACCCCCGCAAGCAGCAGGTGGTGGCG GAGAAAGTCAAGCCGCATGAAGGCGCCCGCCCCATCAGAGCCATCTTCATGGCCGATGGCAAGATCTTCACCACGGGCTTCAGCAGAATGAGTGAGCGGCAGCTAGCGCTCTGGGACCTG GAGAACTTTGAGGAGCCGATCGCGCTGCAGGAGATGGACACCAGCAATGGGGTGCTGCTCCCCTTCTACGACCCTGACTCCAGCATCGTCTACCTGTGCGGCAAG GGCGACAGCAGCATCCGCTACTTCGAGATCACAGCCGAGGCGCCCTACGTGCACTATCTGAGCACGTACAGCAGCAAGGAGCCGCAGCGTGGCATGGGCTTCATGCCAAAGCGGGGCCTGGATGTCAGCAAGTGCGAGATCGCCAG GTTCTTCAAGCTGCATGAGCGGAAGTGTGAGCCCATCGTCATGACAGTGCCGCGGAAG TCAGACCTGTTCCAGGACGACCTGTACCCCGACACGCCCGGCCCTGAGCCAGCGCTTGAGGCGGCCGAGTGGCTGGCGGGGAAGGACGCGGAGCCCGTCCTTGTCTCGCTGCGGGATGGCTACGTGCCTCTCAAGAACCGTGAGCTCAAGGTTACCAGGAAGAACATCCTGGACAACAAACCTCCCATGGGGCCGCGCCGCAGCCACTCCACCTGCGATGCCAATTTCTCG CGGCCCAGCCTGGAGGATCTGCTGGAGGAGATCCGATCCCTGCGACAGACCGTCCAAGCGCAGGAGAAACGCATCTCTGACCTGGAGAACAAACTCTGCAAATTCACCAACGGCACAGCCTAG